The Neomonachus schauinslandi chromosome 4, ASM220157v2, whole genome shotgun sequence genome includes a region encoding these proteins:
- the CD58 gene encoding lymphocyte function-associated antigen 3 isoform X1, translating to MTAGIAWGWAAGVLGVVCLLLQFDSISCDPQRMFGIVNESITFYVTKSVPFTEIMWTKSKDKVIEWEAGSPVHIFPPFVGRVHLDTTSGSLTIFNLTSSDEAEYRIESPSFGDILFTLTVIDPLPSPTLNCTSTAEDITVRCRIPESYNHTEFLNYSWNCFSALCENSSDPSEVLIQKKNDLSQEIQCIVSNPLSKQTSSLALATCVPNGQSRHNFVILPAVVLVAGVAFFLLFRKGCMKCGRNTERTNPS from the exons ATGACCGCCGGGATAGCCTGGGGCTGGGCCGCGGGGGTCCTCGGCGTGGTCTGCCTGCTGCTCCAGTTCG ACTCCATCAGCTGTGATCCCCAGAGGATGTTTGGAATTGTGAACGAGAGCATAACTTTCTATGTAACAAAGTCCGTACCCTTTACAGAGATCATGTGGACAAAAAGTAAGGATAAAGTCATCGAatgggaagcaggctctcccgtCCACATTTTCCCACCTTTTGTAGGTAGAGTTCATTTAGACACCACGTCAGGAAGCCTTACCATCTTCAATCTGACATCATCGGATGAAGCTGAGTATAGAATCGAATCTCCGAGCTTTGGTGACATCTTGTTCACCCTGACTGTGATTG ATCCTCTTCCATCTCCAACACTAAATTGCACCTCGACTGCTGAAGACATTACAGTCCGTTGCAGGATCCCGGAATCTTACAACCACACAGAATTTTTAAACTACTCATGGAATTGCTTTTCAGCACTGTGTGAAAATAGCTCCGATCCATCTGAAGTGTTgattcagaagaaaaatgatctctCACAGGAAATACAGTGTATTGTTAGCAACCCATTGTCCAAACAGACATCATCGCTTGCTTTAGCAACCTGTGTCCCAAACG ggcaGTCAAGGCACAATTTTGTGATTTTACCAGCAGTAGTCCTCGTAGCAGGAGTGGCATTTTTTTTGCTGTTTAGAAAAG GTTGTATGAAATGTggcagaaacacagagagaacCAA ccccAGTTGA
- the CD58 gene encoding lymphocyte function-associated antigen 3 isoform X2, which translates to MTAGIAWGWAAGVLGVVCLLLQFDSISCDPQRMFGIVNESITFYVTKSVPFTEIMWTKSKDKVIEWEAGSPVHIFPPFVGRVHLDTTSGSLTIFNLTSSDEAEYRIESPSFGDILFTLTVIDPLPSPTLNCTSTAEDITVRCRIPESYNHTEFLNYSWNCFSALCENSSDPSEVLIQKKNDLSQEIQCIVSNPLSKQTSSLALATCVPNGCMKCGRNTERTNPS; encoded by the exons ATGACCGCCGGGATAGCCTGGGGCTGGGCCGCGGGGGTCCTCGGCGTGGTCTGCCTGCTGCTCCAGTTCG ACTCCATCAGCTGTGATCCCCAGAGGATGTTTGGAATTGTGAACGAGAGCATAACTTTCTATGTAACAAAGTCCGTACCCTTTACAGAGATCATGTGGACAAAAAGTAAGGATAAAGTCATCGAatgggaagcaggctctcccgtCCACATTTTCCCACCTTTTGTAGGTAGAGTTCATTTAGACACCACGTCAGGAAGCCTTACCATCTTCAATCTGACATCATCGGATGAAGCTGAGTATAGAATCGAATCTCCGAGCTTTGGTGACATCTTGTTCACCCTGACTGTGATTG ATCCTCTTCCATCTCCAACACTAAATTGCACCTCGACTGCTGAAGACATTACAGTCCGTTGCAGGATCCCGGAATCTTACAACCACACAGAATTTTTAAACTACTCATGGAATTGCTTTTCAGCACTGTGTGAAAATAGCTCCGATCCATCTGAAGTGTTgattcagaagaaaaatgatctctCACAGGAAATACAGTGTATTGTTAGCAACCCATTGTCCAAACAGACATCATCGCTTGCTTTAGCAACCTGTGTCCCAAACG GTTGTATGAAATGTggcagaaacacagagagaacCAA ccccAGTTGA